The Mesorhizobium loti genome includes a region encoding these proteins:
- a CDS encoding ABC transporter permease: MPVQYISGFTVVLEVLSRFWPVWIALLIVMGASFAYKKKLALYGQLFDSGVGIVGVGICLFWLFTAIFAATISPFDPLAQIPIMKDVLPGAVEPQSGLTYLFGGDKLARDVFSRMVYGSQIVLIIAPAATGFALMVGITLGLPAGYYGGKIDTVLSFLANLVLAFPVILLFYLLVTPGIMDTPIPYGMAGVFFLFPIIFFSVLFWTRYKNRPDRLYILLGITLILGGWIYLGLVFDRDPLHIVHIDPNQLNIFVAVVFASSPGVFRIVRGLVMDIKTRDYVAAAQTRGESPWYIMLWEILPNARGPLIVDACLRIGYTTILLGTLGYFGLGLAPESPDWGTAIKDASRLLRSFIHPALPPTIALMSFVLGLNLLADSLREQSMKD; this comes from the coding sequence ATGCCGGTTCAATATATCAGTGGCTTCACCGTCGTTCTGGAAGTGCTGTCGCGCTTCTGGCCGGTCTGGATCGCGCTCCTCATCGTCATGGGAGCGAGCTTCGCCTACAAGAAGAAGCTGGCGCTCTATGGCCAGCTCTTCGACAGCGGCGTCGGCATCGTCGGCGTCGGCATCTGTCTGTTCTGGCTGTTCACGGCGATCTTCGCCGCGACCATCTCGCCCTTCGATCCGCTGGCCCAGATCCCCATCATGAAGGACGTGCTGCCGGGCGCCGTCGAACCGCAATCGGGGCTGACCTATCTGTTCGGCGGCGACAAGCTGGCGCGCGACGTGTTTTCGCGCATGGTCTATGGCAGCCAGATCGTGCTGATTATCGCGCCTGCCGCAACCGGCTTCGCGCTGATGGTCGGCATCACGCTCGGCTTGCCCGCGGGCTATTACGGCGGCAAGATCGACACCGTGCTGTCCTTCCTGGCCAACCTTGTGCTGGCCTTCCCGGTCATCCTGCTGTTCTACCTGCTGGTGACGCCGGGCATCATGGACACGCCGATCCCCTATGGCATGGCCGGCGTCTTCTTCCTGTTCCCGATCATCTTCTTTTCCGTGCTGTTCTGGACGCGCTACAAGAACCGGCCCGACCGGCTCTACATCCTGCTCGGCATCACCCTGATCCTCGGCGGCTGGATCTACCTAGGCCTTGTGTTCGACAGGGACCCGCTGCACATCGTCCATATCGATCCCAATCAGCTCAACATCTTCGTGGCGGTGGTGTTCGCCTCCAGCCCCGGCGTGTTCCGCATCGTGCGTGGCCTGGTGATGGACATCAAGACGCGCGACTATGTGGCGGCGGCGCAGACGCGCGGTGAATCGCCCTGGTACATCATGCTGTGGGAGATCCTGCCCAATGCGCGCGGGCCGCTGATCGTCGATGCCTGCCTGCGCATTGGCTACACCACGATCCTGCTCGGCACGCTCGGCTATTTCGGCCTTGGCCTGGCGCCGGAAAGTCCGGACTGGGGCACCGCGATCAAGGACGCGAGCCGCCTGCTGCGTTCCTTCATCCACCCGGCGCTGCCGCCGACAATCGCACTGATGTCGTTCGTGCTGGGCTTGAACCTGCTCGCCGACTCGCTGCGCGAACAATCGATGAAAGATTGA
- a CDS encoding ABC transporter ATP-binding protein — protein MNEAVRNPAKPTNGPIIEIENLSISFFTRKGEIPAVMDFSCTVMPGEAMGIVGESGCGKSTVSLGIMRDLSNIGKIVGGKIKFQGKDMGELTDEELRSIRGNKIAMIYQEPMASLNPAMKVGQQLMEVPLIHDKVSKEEAYKRALDMVRSVKLPDPERMMRSYPHQLSGGQQQRIVIAMALLSKPALLLLDEPTTALDVTVEAGIVDLVKGLGEKFGTSMIFVSHNLGLILETCDRITVMYSGEAVETGKIKDVFDRMRHPYTQGLFRSIPLPGADKNSRPLISIPGQLPLPHERPKGCNFGPRCHHFVEGVCNAAEIPMIEVEGHEGHFSRCVRFNEIDWEALPPGAKKVNERVVPGAPVLKIEDLRKYYKVGGSEVFGSSEGRVVKANETISFMARESETVAIVGESGCGKSTLAKVLLGLETASAGTVTLGNKEIQSTGIEKRSVETVSSIQMVFQNPFDTLNPSHSVGSQIIRTLEKFNVGKTVADRRKRMLELLDLVKLPRAFETRKPRQLSGGQKQRIGVARAFAGDAKVVVADEPVSALDVSVQAAVTELLMDIQRKNKTTMLFISHDLSVVRYIADRVVVMYLGYIVEQGTTDQIFAPPYHPYTEALLSAIPIADTSVVKRHIVLEGDIPSAMNPPSGCPFQTRCGYKKLVPDNLCETKVPPVKHLGDGHMSLCWLADDVLAKMEPVIKFDKEHAAHEGVPEDAPHGTGPASTGTAPNRPRGKSSTAEADEIGEAVEQGQAGMRARRHKVIDESSETGVKKPKDTTRRH, from the coding sequence ATGAACGAGGCAGTTCGAAATCCCGCCAAGCCTACCAACGGGCCGATCATCGAGATCGAGAACCTGTCGATCTCCTTCTTCACCCGCAAGGGTGAGATACCGGCCGTCATGGATTTTTCCTGCACCGTCATGCCGGGCGAGGCGATGGGCATCGTCGGCGAATCCGGCTGCGGCAAGTCGACCGTGTCGCTCGGCATCATGCGCGATCTCTCCAACATCGGGAAGATCGTCGGCGGCAAGATCAAGTTCCAGGGCAAGGACATGGGCGAGCTCACCGACGAGGAGCTGCGCTCCATTCGCGGCAACAAGATCGCGATGATCTACCAGGAGCCGATGGCGAGCCTGAACCCGGCGATGAAGGTCGGCCAGCAGCTGATGGAAGTGCCGCTGATCCACGACAAGGTGTCGAAGGAAGAGGCCTACAAACGCGCGCTCGATATGGTGCGTTCGGTCAAGCTACCCGATCCCGAGCGCATGATGCGCTCCTATCCGCACCAGCTCTCCGGCGGCCAGCAGCAGCGCATCGTCATTGCCATGGCGCTGCTGTCGAAGCCGGCGCTGCTTTTGCTCGACGAGCCGACGACGGCGCTCGACGTGACGGTCGAGGCGGGCATCGTCGACCTGGTCAAGGGGCTCGGCGAGAAGTTCGGCACATCGATGATCTTCGTGTCGCACAATCTCGGCCTGATCCTGGAAACCTGCGACCGCATCACGGTGATGTATTCGGGCGAAGCGGTCGAGACCGGCAAGATCAAGGACGTGTTCGACCGGATGCGCCATCCCTATACGCAAGGGCTGTTCCGCTCGATCCCGCTGCCCGGCGCCGACAAGAATTCAAGGCCGCTGATTTCTATCCCAGGCCAATTGCCGTTGCCGCATGAGCGGCCCAAGGGCTGCAATTTCGGCCCGCGCTGCCACCATTTCGTCGAGGGCGTCTGCAACGCCGCCGAAATCCCGATGATCGAGGTCGAGGGACATGAAGGCCATTTCTCGCGCTGCGTGCGCTTCAACGAGATCGACTGGGAAGCGCTGCCGCCCGGCGCGAAGAAGGTCAATGAGCGCGTCGTGCCCGGCGCACCGGTGCTCAAGATCGAGGACCTCAGAAAATACTACAAGGTCGGCGGCAGCGAAGTCTTCGGCTCGAGCGAAGGCCGCGTCGTCAAGGCCAATGAGACGATCTCGTTCATGGCACGCGAATCCGAGACCGTTGCCATCGTCGGCGAATCCGGTTGCGGAAAGTCGACGCTGGCCAAGGTGCTGCTCGGGCTGGAGACCGCAAGTGCCGGCACGGTGACGCTGGGCAACAAGGAAATCCAGTCGACCGGCATCGAGAAGCGCAGCGTCGAAACCGTATCGTCGATCCAGATGGTGTTCCAGAATCCGTTCGACACGCTCAATCCCAGCCATTCGGTCGGTTCGCAGATCATCCGCACTTTGGAGAAATTCAATGTCGGCAAGACGGTTGCCGATCGCCGCAAGCGCATGCTTGAACTGCTCGACCTGGTGAAGTTGCCGCGGGCGTTCGAGACCCGCAAGCCGCGCCAGCTCTCCGGCGGCCAGAAGCAGCGCATCGGCGTGGCGCGCGCCTTTGCCGGCGATGCCAAGGTGGTGGTGGCCGACGAGCCGGTCTCGGCACTCGACGTGTCGGTGCAGGCGGCGGTGACCGAGCTTTTGATGGACATCCAGCGCAAGAACAAGACGACGATGCTGTTCATCAGCCACGACCTGTCGGTCGTGCGCTACATCGCCGACCGCGTCGTCGTCATGTATCTCGGCTATATCGTCGAGCAAGGCACGACCGACCAGATCTTCGCGCCGCCCTACCACCCCTATACCGAGGCGCTGCTGTCGGCGATCCCGATCGCCGACACCAGCGTGGTGAAGCGCCACATCGTGCTGGAAGGCGACATCCCGTCGGCGATGAACCCGCCTTCGGGCTGTCCGTTCCAGACCCGCTGCGGCTACAAGAAGCTGGTGCCGGACAATCTGTGCGAGACCAAGGTGCCGCCGGTCAAGCATCTCGGCGACGGCCATATGAGCCTGTGCTGGCTGGCCGACGACGTGCTGGCCAAGATGGAGCCGGTGATCAAGTTCGACAAGGAACACGCCGCGCATGAGGGTGTGCCGGAAGACGCGCCGCACGGCACTGGGCCGGCTTCGACAGGAACAGCGCCCAACCGGCCGCGTGGCAAATCGTCGACCGCGGAAGCGGACGAGATCGGCGAGGCCGTGGAGCAGGGCCAGGCTGGGATGCGAGCCCGTCGCCACAAAGTAATCGACGAGTCTTCCGAGACCGGTGTTAAAAAGCCGAAAGATACGACAAGGCGGCACTAA
- a CDS encoding transglycosylase SLT domain-containing protein — MRSPSFSKIGAVCVLLALSACATPPNHINNVCAVFDQNDGWFDNWQSAAERTQQKYGIPVPVLMATVRKESGFKSNARPPRTKLLGFIPWKHVSSATGFSQALDGTWSQYQSETGNWAARRTKFADAVDFVGWYHSKTADTYGVARNDTYNLYLAYYLGWTAYGRGNRGDAGVQGYARATEKMARDYAVQLQQCGN; from the coding sequence ATGCGTAGTCCGAGTTTTAGTAAAATTGGTGCGGTTTGTGTGCTGCTGGCGCTTTCGGCCTGCGCCACGCCGCCCAATCACATCAACAATGTCTGCGCCGTCTTCGACCAGAATGACGGCTGGTTCGACAACTGGCAGTCGGCCGCCGAGCGCACCCAGCAGAAATACGGCATTCCCGTTCCCGTGCTGATGGCGACGGTTCGCAAGGAATCGGGCTTCAAGAGCAATGCCCGGCCGCCACGCACCAAGCTGCTCGGCTTCATTCCGTGGAAGCACGTCTCGTCGGCCACCGGTTTCTCGCAGGCGCTGGACGGCACCTGGTCGCAATATCAGAGCGAGACCGGCAACTGGGCGGCGCGGCGGACGAAATTCGCCGACGCGGTCGATTTCGTCGGCTGGTATCATTCCAAGACGGCAGACACATATGGCGTCGCCCGCAACGACACCTACAATCTCTACCTCGCCTACTATCTCGGCTGGACCGCCTATGGCCGGGGCAATCGGGGCGATGCCGGTGTGCAAGGTTATGCCCGCGCGACCGAGAAGATGGCGCGGGACTACGCCGTCCAGTTGCAGCAATGTGGCAACTAG
- a CDS encoding trimethylamine methyltransferase family protein: MNEPRRKRGAERTSNRGPSAIPQLPLRRVTNPYPPMAMLSPDQIEQIHQGSMHILENFGIEVMSPRALSLFEKAGAKVDHASANVRIDRGLVAEALKTTQSSYVLTPRNPAKSVHLGGNTINFTLVAGPPNVHDMERGRRAGNLRDYADLTRLAQHFNCIHMLGNQVCAPVELPANSRHLDTYFTNLTLTDKSFHVSAIGRGRALDGIEMMAISRGLTLDQMRDDPGITTIISVNSPRRFDEMMAEGLMTMSEFGQSVAVTPFTLMGAMSPVTLAGALAQQNAEALFGVVLTQLVRPGAPVMYGAFTSNVDMKSGAPAFGTPENTKANIASGQLARHYGLPYRTTPGSASNAADAQGAYETLMALWGAVLGHGNLVYHAAGWQEGGLTASFEKFIIDVEMIQHMMEFLRPIEVNEAELAVEALGAVPTGGHFFGEPHTLERYATAFYQPMLSNWQNYEAWQEAGGLDATARATRLWKKALEDYVEPVMDIAVREALEAYMAKRKEAIGQGEP; the protein is encoded by the coding sequence ATGAACGAACCAAGACGCAAACGCGGCGCCGAGCGCACCAGCAACAGGGGGCCGTCGGCCATCCCGCAACTGCCGCTGCGGCGGGTGACAAATCCCTATCCACCAATGGCCATGCTGTCGCCCGACCAGATCGAACAGATCCACCAGGGGTCGATGCACATATTGGAGAATTTCGGTATCGAGGTGATGAGCCCGCGCGCGCTGTCGCTGTTCGAGAAGGCAGGCGCCAAAGTCGATCACGCCTCAGCGAATGTCCGTATCGATCGTGGCCTGGTCGCCGAGGCGCTGAAGACCACGCAGTCCAGCTATGTGTTGACGCCGCGCAACCCGGCCAAGTCAGTTCATCTCGGCGGCAACACCATCAACTTCACCCTCGTTGCCGGGCCGCCCAATGTGCATGACATGGAGCGCGGCCGCCGCGCCGGCAATTTGCGCGACTATGCGGACCTCACCCGGTTGGCGCAGCATTTCAACTGCATCCATATGCTCGGCAACCAGGTCTGCGCGCCGGTGGAACTGCCGGCAAACTCCCGTCACCTCGATACCTACTTCACCAATCTGACGCTGACCGACAAGAGCTTTCATGTCTCGGCGATCGGCCGGGGCAGGGCGTTGGATGGCATCGAGATGATGGCGATTTCGCGTGGGCTGACGCTCGACCAGATGCGCGACGATCCCGGCATCACCACCATCATCTCGGTCAACTCGCCGCGCCGCTTCGACGAGATGATGGCCGAGGGGCTGATGACCATGTCCGAATTCGGTCAGTCGGTGGCGGTGACGCCATTCACGCTGATGGGGGCGATGAGCCCGGTGACGCTGGCCGGTGCGCTGGCGCAGCAGAACGCCGAGGCGCTGTTCGGCGTCGTGCTGACGCAGCTGGTGCGACCCGGTGCGCCGGTGATGTACGGCGCCTTCACCTCCAATGTCGACATGAAGTCAGGCGCGCCGGCCTTCGGCACGCCTGAGAACACCAAGGCCAACATCGCGTCGGGGCAACTGGCGCGGCACTACGGGCTTCCGTACCGCACGACGCCGGGCTCGGCCTCCAACGCCGCTGACGCGCAAGGCGCCTATGAGACGCTGATGGCGCTGTGGGGCGCGGTGCTCGGCCACGGCAACCTGGTCTACCACGCCGCCGGCTGGCAGGAGGGCGGGCTGACGGCATCGTTTGAAAAGTTCATCATCGACGTCGAGATGATCCAGCACATGATGGAGTTCCTGCGCCCTATCGAGGTCAACGAGGCCGAGCTTGCCGTCGAGGCTCTGGGCGCGGTGCCGACCGGCGGCCATTTCTTCGGCGAGCCGCACACGCTGGAGCGCTACGCCACCGCCTTCTACCAGCCGATGCTGTCCAACTGGCAGAATTACGAGGCCTGGCAGGAAGCCGGCGGGCTCGACGCCACGGCGCGCGCGACACGGCTGTGGAAGAAGGCGCTGGAAGATTATGTCGAGCCGGTGATGGATATCGCCGTGCGCGAGGCTCTGGAGGCCTACATGGCCAAGCGCAAGGAAGCGATCGGGCAGGGCGAGCCGTGA
- a CDS encoding DoxX family protein, producing MKLFESLAKYQPQALGVLRIMTALQFIEHGSQKLFNFPVSDHAGALSGLSLSSGILEFAGGILLALGLFTRPVAFLLAGEMAIAYFMAHMPRDFFPVNNGGDAAISFCFIFLYLVFAGAGAFALDNRRSA from the coding sequence ATGAAGCTTTTCGAAAGCCTCGCCAAGTATCAGCCGCAGGCTCTGGGCGTACTGCGCATCATGACCGCGCTGCAGTTTATCGAGCACGGCAGCCAGAAACTGTTCAATTTCCCGGTCAGCGACCATGCCGGTGCTTTGAGTGGGCTGTCACTCAGCTCCGGCATCCTCGAATTCGCCGGTGGCATCCTGCTGGCGTTGGGGCTGTTCACCCGCCCGGTCGCGTTCCTTCTGGCCGGCGAGATGGCGATCGCCTATTTCATGGCGCACATGCCGCGCGACTTCTTCCCGGTCAACAACGGTGGCGATGCGGCGATCTCGTTCTGCTTCATCTTCCTTTATCTGGTGTTTGCCGGCGCCGGCGCCTTCGCGCTGGACAACCGCCGCAGCGCCTAG
- a CDS encoding VOC family protein — MPKSPMPFFWYELMTTDLDAAEAFYPKVIGWTAQPFDVAPGMPRYVVMNVGERGVGGLMTMPEDAAKMGMPPAWLGYIKTSEVDASTASLEKAGGAVHRQPDDIPGVGRFAVVADPQGATFMFLQPNGPDQPVVPASTPGHIGWHELYTSDWKAAFDFYSDQFGWANAGDFDMGPMGTYQTFTAGPESGGGIMNKPQQIPVPVWQFYFNVTAIDAAAKRVTDNGGKILMGPMEVPGGSWIVQCQDPQGAHFALMAPVR, encoded by the coding sequence ATGCCAAAATCCCCGATGCCCTTCTTCTGGTACGAATTGATGACCACAGATCTCGACGCCGCCGAGGCGTTCTACCCTAAGGTGATCGGCTGGACGGCGCAGCCTTTCGACGTGGCGCCCGGCATGCCGCGCTATGTCGTCATGAATGTCGGCGAACGTGGCGTCGGCGGCCTGATGACGATGCCCGAGGATGCCGCCAAGATGGGCATGCCACCCGCTTGGCTCGGCTACATCAAGACAAGTGAAGTCGATGCCTCGACGGCATCGCTGGAGAAAGCCGGCGGCGCCGTCCACCGTCAGCCCGACGACATTCCAGGCGTCGGCCGCTTTGCCGTCGTAGCCGATCCGCAGGGCGCGACCTTCATGTTCCTGCAGCCGAACGGTCCCGACCAGCCTGTCGTGCCAGCCAGCACGCCGGGCCATATCGGCTGGCACGAGCTTTACACGAGCGACTGGAAGGCCGCGTTCGACTTCTATTCCGATCAGTTCGGCTGGGCCAATGCTGGCGATTTCGACATGGGTCCGATGGGCACCTACCAGACGTTTACGGCCGGTCCCGAATCCGGCGGCGGCATCATGAACAAGCCGCAGCAGATTCCGGTCCCGGTCTGGCAGTTCTATTTCAACGTCACGGCCATCGACGCGGCGGCCAAACGGGTGACCGACAATGGCGGCAAGATCCTGATGGGGCCGATGGAGGTCCCCGGCGGCAGCTGGATCGTGCAGTGCCAGGATCCGCAAGGCGCACACTTCGCCTTGATGGCGCCGGTGCGCTGA
- a CDS encoding gamma-glutamylcyclotransferase, whose amino-acid sequence MRLMSLTPELVALCHREEADPGPDPSWTELNDADFRTLALRLSEEADEGPLWVFAYGSLIWKQEFESVEQQLATAFGWHRSFCLDMVRWRGSAEQPGLMMALERGGRCNGVIYRLPEGEKPAQIERLLRREISDHESIDTVRWLPVHTPQGALRALGFWVGVKGRGTSLNQPLDRVASVLARACGHIGSGAEYLYNTVSHLEAFGIHDRNLWRLQQLVAEEVRAIHGHGLEPGPSVPLQTQPQLP is encoded by the coding sequence ATGCGCTTGATGTCGCTCACGCCCGAGCTTGTCGCACTGTGCCACCGGGAGGAGGCCGATCCCGGTCCGGACCCGAGCTGGACGGAGTTGAACGACGCGGATTTCCGGACGCTTGCCTTGCGGCTGTCCGAGGAAGCCGACGAGGGGCCGCTATGGGTGTTCGCTTACGGATCGCTGATCTGGAAGCAGGAATTCGAGTCTGTCGAGCAACAGCTCGCTACCGCCTTTGGCTGGCACCGCTCCTTCTGCCTCGACATGGTGCGTTGGCGAGGCAGCGCCGAGCAGCCGGGTTTGATGATGGCGCTCGAACGGGGCGGACGCTGCAACGGGGTGATCTATCGCTTGCCGGAGGGCGAAAAGCCAGCCCAGATCGAAAGGCTGCTGCGGCGTGAGATCAGCGACCACGAAAGCATCGACACGGTCCGGTGGCTGCCGGTGCATACGCCGCAAGGCGCGCTGCGTGCGCTTGGCTTCTGGGTCGGCGTGAAGGGCAGGGGAACGTCGCTGAACCAGCCGCTGGACAGAGTGGCGAGCGTTCTGGCCAGGGCTTGCGGGCATATCGGATCCGGCGCCGAGTATCTCTACAACACGGTCAGCCACCTTGAAGCGTTCGGCATCCACGACCGCAATCTGTGGCGGCTGCAGCAACTGGTCGCCGAGGAGGTCCGGGCTATCCATGGCCATGGACTTGAGCCCGGTCCTTCGGTCCCGCTGCAAACGCAACCGCAGTTGCCATAA
- a CDS encoding NAD(P)-dependent oxidoreductase, producing the protein MPEGQFREGIAGGRLSADQYADNFSDLHPPLDHHEALVESDRCYFCYDAPCMNACPTSIDIPLFIRQISTGNPIGSAKTIFDQNILGGMCARVCPTETLCEEVCVREVAEGKPVQIGRLQRYATDVAMGENKQFYPRAEPTGKTVAVVGAGPAGLAAAHRLARHGHDVTILEARPKAGGLNEYGIAAYKSVDNFAQAEVDYVTAIGGIDIQNGKALGRDYQLSDLIRNYDAVFLGMGLGGVNALRADGEDADGVINAVEFIAELRQASDLSGLPVGRRVVVIGGGMTAIDAAVQSKLLGAEEVTICYRRGQEHMNASEFEQNLAAANGVTIRHWLQPKRVIADGGKVSAIELEYTAMNGDKLAGTGERLTLVADQVFKAIGQSFVPAALNGSGASIDLEAGRIKVDAEGRTSLATVWAGGDCIFGGDDLTVSAVAQGRDAAESINRALQ; encoded by the coding sequence ATGCCAGAAGGCCAATTCAGGGAAGGCATTGCAGGCGGCAGGCTCTCGGCCGACCAGTATGCGGACAATTTTTCCGACCTGCACCCGCCGCTCGATCACCACGAGGCGTTGGTCGAATCCGACCGCTGTTATTTCTGCTATGACGCGCCGTGCATGAATGCGTGCCCGACCTCGATCGACATTCCGTTGTTCATCCGCCAGATCTCGACCGGCAATCCGATCGGTTCGGCCAAGACCATCTTCGACCAGAACATACTGGGCGGCATGTGCGCCCGCGTCTGCCCGACCGAGACGCTGTGCGAGGAGGTCTGCGTGCGCGAAGTGGCGGAAGGCAAGCCGGTGCAGATCGGCCGCCTGCAGCGCTACGCCACCGATGTCGCCATGGGCGAGAACAAGCAGTTCTATCCGCGCGCCGAGCCGACCGGCAAGACGGTCGCCGTGGTTGGTGCCGGGCCGGCCGGCCTTGCCGCCGCGCATCGGCTCGCCCGCCATGGCCATGACGTGACCATCCTGGAGGCACGGCCAAAGGCCGGCGGCCTCAACGAATACGGCATTGCCGCCTACAAGAGCGTCGACAATTTCGCCCAGGCCGAAGTCGATTATGTGACCGCGATCGGCGGCATCGATATCCAGAACGGCAAGGCGCTCGGCCGCGACTATCAGCTGTCCGATCTGATCCGCAATTACGACGCGGTGTTTCTCGGCATGGGGCTTGGCGGCGTCAATGCGTTGCGCGCCGATGGCGAGGACGCCGACGGTGTCATCAATGCGGTCGAGTTCATTGCCGAACTGCGCCAGGCCAGTGACCTTTCCGGTCTGCCGGTTGGCCGGCGTGTCGTCGTCATCGGCGGCGGCATGACGGCGATCGACGCCGCCGTGCAATCGAAACTGCTCGGCGCCGAGGAGGTGACGATCTGCTACCGGCGCGGCCAGGAGCACATGAACGCCTCGGAGTTCGAACAGAATCTCGCGGCCGCCAATGGCGTCACCATCCGCCACTGGCTGCAGCCGAAGCGGGTGATCGCCGACGGCGGCAAGGTATCGGCCATCGAACTCGAATACACCGCCATGAACGGCGACAAGCTTGCCGGCACCGGCGAGCGGCTTACGCTCGTCGCCGACCAAGTGTTCAAGGCAATCGGCCAGAGCTTCGTGCCGGCCGCACTCAACGGCAGCGGCGCCTCCATCGACCTCGAAGCCGGCCGCATCAAGGTCGATGCGGAAGGGCGCACTTCGCTGGCAACAGTCTGGGCCGGTGGCGACTGCATTTTTGGTGGCGACGACCTCACCGTCTCGGCGGTGGCGCAGGGACGCGACGCGGCGGAGAGCATCAACCGGGCGCTGCAATGA
- a CDS encoding methyltransferase domain-containing protein, protein MTVVEPGIARHYDIFGLEERIIAALADTGVEIAHLRAGDLEAVDEFHIGGVAATRELIDQMGLKPAAKLLDIGSGIGGPARFVANSAGADVTGIDLTQSYVDIATSLSKRTELADKTRFVQGSALDMPFADASFDAAIILHVGMNLPDKPKLMSEAARVLKPGGIFAVYDVMRLKAGALTYPLPWASNDTMSFVAAPDDYRSAAAAAGFSVIAERPRGAFAIEFFATVRARMAAAQAEGRKPPPGVGLVMGEDARTKIANLTAALEGGILAPVELLLRLG, encoded by the coding sequence ATGACCGTGGTGGAGCCAGGCATCGCCCGTCACTACGACATATTTGGTCTGGAGGAGCGGATCATCGCCGCGCTCGCCGATACCGGCGTGGAAATTGCCCATCTGCGTGCCGGCGATCTCGAGGCGGTGGATGAGTTCCATATTGGCGGTGTGGCCGCCACCAGGGAACTCATCGATCAGATGGGGCTGAAGCCTGCAGCCAAGCTTCTCGATATCGGATCCGGCATCGGCGGTCCGGCCCGCTTTGTCGCGAACAGTGCTGGCGCTGACGTCACCGGCATCGACCTGACGCAAAGCTATGTCGATATCGCGACAAGCCTGTCGAAGCGAACCGAATTGGCCGACAAGACGCGCTTCGTGCAAGGCAGCGCGTTGGACATGCCATTCGCCGATGCCAGTTTCGATGCGGCAATCATCCTGCATGTCGGCATGAACCTTCCCGACAAGCCAAAGCTGATGAGCGAGGCTGCCCGTGTGCTCAAGCCGGGCGGTATCTTCGCTGTCTACGATGTGATGCGCCTGAAAGCCGGAGCGCTGACCTATCCGCTGCCATGGGCATCAAACGATACCATGTCGTTTGTCGCCGCGCCCGACGACTATCGCTCGGCTGCTGCTGCAGCGGGGTTCTCTGTAATCGCTGAGCGGCCACGCGGCGCCTTTGCCATCGAATTCTTCGCCACTGTGCGTGCCCGGATGGCCGCCGCGCAAGCGGAAGGCAGGAAGCCGCCGCCCGGCGTCGGCCTCGTCATGGGCGAGGATGCCCGCACCAAGATCGCCAATCTCACTGCCGCGCTTGAAGGCGGCATTCTTGCACCCGTCGAACTGCTCCTTCGTCTCGGCTGA